The following proteins come from a genomic window of Mariniflexile sp. TRM1-10:
- a CDS encoding glycoside hydrolase family 26 protein, with amino-acid sequence MKLSKFKKIFLIGFLIITIMLIPIAIKHKDLLRDLLTIRISNTIENTNTEPVLAVFSFDAPQDSKLIKPSYHLRLKLSRSTGLSFDEEILNKFTADNIPLIITIETWGTNAINSYRKNPMNDLINGKFDNAIKELCIDLIKKRPNVYIRFNPEIEVPYKRYPWQGYVQEYIDAFGYLAKLCKKYTPQIQMVWGASGYPGALEYYPGDHVVDVASVIMKSDSEMKLEVYPKDYPLKYDLIRRLHRMRFLDKPIFVFGSKNIAKDALDKGMVSEVVKYIQEEKNIVYSKENYIRPNPIDKDTIRGNIKIGLYDPNDFLNNEPSISIEHLFADFENINNGTFEGRFKRVIERNHDVIVTFEPFRHHQKEYDAEVLKHVLHGNYDEEIKAFYKIILSTNHTVYLRYAHEMEIPITRYPWQSQDPVTYINSYRYFMTFIDSIPENVKRVWGPAGDRGSIEWYPGNDVVDVMSIAIYGLPDKNITDPNMQESFSTIFKRKTWRLRFIDKPLFITEFGVKGPEEYQTKWLEGAALVLRENPQIIGVNYFNMSDTPKAWGEIKPPDWSITKETLLHFVATLNK; translated from the coding sequence ATGAAATTATCGAAATTTAAAAAGATTTTTTTAATAGGTTTTCTCATTATAACCATAATGTTAATTCCTATTGCAATAAAGCATAAAGATTTGCTTAGAGATTTGCTAACCATACGAATAAGCAACACCATTGAAAATACAAACACAGAACCTGTTCTTGCAGTATTTTCATTTGATGCACCTCAAGACAGCAAACTAATAAAGCCATCTTACCATTTGCGTTTAAAATTGTCTAGATCAACCGGATTAAGTTTCGATGAGGAAATACTTAATAAATTTACTGCAGATAATATTCCATTAATAATAACCATTGAAACTTGGGGAACTAATGCCATAAATTCATATAGAAAAAACCCTATGAACGATTTAATTAATGGGAAATTTGACAATGCTATAAAGGAGTTGTGTATTGATTTAATTAAAAAACGACCTAATGTTTATATAAGGTTTAATCCAGAAATAGAAGTGCCATACAAGCGTTACCCATGGCAAGGTTATGTACAAGAGTACATAGATGCTTTTGGCTATCTGGCTAAACTATGTAAAAAATATACACCTCAAATTCAAATGGTATGGGGAGCATCTGGTTATCCCGGTGCGTTGGAATATTATCCAGGAGACCATGTGGTTGATGTTGCTTCGGTAATAATGAAAAGTGATTCCGAAATGAAATTAGAAGTATATCCAAAGGATTATCCTTTAAAGTATGATCTAATAAGAAGACTGCACCGTATGAGATTTCTTGATAAACCCATTTTCGTATTTGGATCTAAAAATATTGCAAAGGACGCTTTGGATAAGGGTATGGTTTCAGAAGTAGTCAAGTATATCCAAGAAGAAAAAAATATTGTTTATTCTAAAGAAAATTATATAAGACCGAACCCAATTGATAAAGACACTATAAGAGGGAATATTAAAATTGGATTGTACGATCCAAATGATTTTTTAAATAATGAACCGTCTATCTCAATTGAACATCTTTTTGCTGATTTTGAAAATATTAATAACGGAACTTTTGAAGGCAGATTTAAGCGTGTTATTGAACGTAACCATGATGTTATAGTTACTTTTGAGCCGTTTCGTCACCACCAAAAAGAGTATGATGCAGAAGTTCTTAAGCATGTGCTACATGGAAATTATGATGAAGAAATTAAGGCGTTTTATAAAATTATTTTAAGTACAAATCATACAGTATATTTAAGATATGCCCATGAAATGGAAATACCAATAACTCGTTATCCATGGCAAAGTCAAGATCCAGTTACTTACATAAATTCATACCGTTATTTTATGACATTTATAGATTCGATTCCAGAAAATGTTAAACGTGTTTGGGGGCCTGCTGGAGACAGAGGTTCTATTGAGTGGTATCCAGGAAATGATGTTGTAGATGTTATGAGCATTGCCATTTATGGTCTACCAGACAAGAATATTACAGACCCCAATATGCAAGAGTCTTTTTCAACTATTTTTAAGCGCAAAACTTGGCGTTTGCGATTTATTGATAAACCACTTTTTATAACAGAATTTGGTGTTAAAGGACCTGAAGAGTATCAAACAAAGTGGTTAGAGGGTGCTGCATTGGTACTTAGAGAAAATCCACAAATTATAGGGGTTAACTATTTTAATATGTCGGATACACCCAAAGCTTGGGGAGAAATAAAACCACCTGATTGGTCAATTACTAAGGAAACATTACTTCATTTTGTAGCTACTTTAAATAAATAA